Proteins from one Acidiphilium multivorum AIU301 genomic window:
- the pepN gene encoding aminopeptidase N, which produces MTERPVPLPDAAPRRLDEYRPPAFLVDTVDLIFDLDPAATRVRASLTLRRNKAHGIADAPLELDGEGLDLRSVLLDGEALGANRYALGDHGLTIRDVPDEFTLDTEVIIAPERNSELSGLYVSGGDFFTQCEAEGFRRITFFPDRPDVMARYTATLIADPARCPLLLSNGNPVDRGTLPDGRHWAKWEDPHPKPSYLFALVAGDLVSVHDAFVTRSGRQVQLGIHVRRGDEDKVDHAMACLKRAMRWDEEAFGLEYDLDIFNIAAVSDFNMGAMENKGLNIFNTALVLARPDTATDADYQRIDRVIAHEYFHNWTGDRVTCRDWFQLSLKEGLTVFRDQEYGAATTDAALSRIDDVKMLRARQFAEDAGPLAHPVRPAAYRKIDNFYTATVYEKGAEVVRMIRTIIGHAAFRRGFDRYIARNDNSAATIEDFVAAMREESGFDFSQFMRWYEQAGTPQLRFEGEYDAAARRYTLTLRQMTAPTPGQAHKEPFLIPVAMGLIGPDGAELEARLEGEADAHRGTRVLLLRAAEQRFVFEEVAAPPVPSLLRGFSAPVKLSGHDTAGLAHLAAHDTDGFSRWEAGQEYATRALLDAIAALQRGEAVATDPALVAAMAAALDLAQEAPALAARILSLPGKDVLADRMAVIDPDAIHEALETSRAAIGRALRDRFAALCGAEDASAPFSLDPASMGRRALGNVALAYLMAADPAAGLDAAQRRFETAPTMTGRLGALALLADTATPARDAALAAFHARWRGDALVSDKWFRIQAMATAPDTLDRVEALTRHADFDLRNPNRFRALVQAFGAGNQRWFHDASGRGYALVARMIGEVDRVNRQIAARCIDVFASWQRFDPARQALMRGALDALLADPALSANAREMAERARAGS; this is translated from the coding sequence ATGACCGAACGCCCCGTCCCGCTGCCCGACGCCGCCCCGCGCCGCCTTGACGAATACCGGCCTCCGGCCTTTCTGGTCGATACGGTCGATCTCATCTTCGATCTCGATCCGGCGGCAACACGGGTGCGCGCCAGCCTGACGCTGCGGCGCAACAAGGCGCACGGGATCGCGGATGCGCCGCTGGAACTCGATGGCGAGGGGCTCGACCTGCGATCGGTGCTGCTCGATGGCGAGGCGCTCGGCGCCAACCGCTACGCGCTCGGCGATCATGGCCTGACCATTCGCGACGTGCCGGACGAATTCACCCTCGATACCGAGGTGATCATCGCGCCGGAGCGCAATTCCGAGCTTTCGGGACTGTATGTCTCGGGCGGGGATTTCTTCACCCAGTGCGAGGCCGAGGGGTTTCGCCGCATCACCTTCTTCCCCGACCGGCCGGACGTGATGGCCCGCTACACGGCGACGCTGATCGCCGATCCGGCGCGCTGCCCGCTGCTGCTGTCCAACGGCAATCCGGTCGATCGCGGCACGCTGCCGGACGGGCGGCACTGGGCGAAATGGGAGGACCCGCACCCCAAGCCGTCCTATCTGTTCGCGCTGGTCGCGGGCGACCTGGTTTCGGTGCATGACGCGTTCGTCACCCGCTCGGGGCGGCAGGTGCAGCTCGGCATCCATGTCCGCCGCGGCGACGAGGACAAGGTCGACCACGCGATGGCCTGCCTCAAGCGGGCGATGCGCTGGGACGAGGAGGCGTTCGGCCTCGAATACGACCTCGACATCTTCAACATCGCCGCCGTGTCCGACTTCAACATGGGGGCGATGGAGAACAAGGGGCTCAACATCTTCAACACCGCCCTCGTCCTCGCCCGGCCGGATACCGCGACGGATGCCGACTACCAGCGGATCGACCGGGTGATCGCGCATGAATATTTCCACAACTGGACCGGCGACCGGGTGACCTGCCGGGACTGGTTCCAGCTCTCGCTCAAGGAGGGACTGACCGTCTTTCGCGACCAGGAATACGGGGCGGCGACGACCGATGCGGCGCTGTCGCGGATCGACGACGTCAAGATGCTGCGCGCCCGGCAGTTCGCCGAGGATGCCGGGCCGCTGGCGCACCCTGTCCGCCCCGCCGCCTATCGCAAGATCGACAATTTCTACACCGCGACCGTCTATGAGAAGGGGGCGGAGGTGGTGCGGATGATCCGCACCATCATCGGCCACGCGGCGTTCCGCCGCGGCTTTGATCGCTACATCGCGCGCAACGACAATTCGGCGGCGACGATCGAGGATTTCGTGGCCGCGATGCGGGAGGAATCGGGGTTCGATTTTTCGCAGTTCATGCGCTGGTACGAGCAGGCGGGCACGCCGCAGCTGCGGTTCGAGGGCGAATACGACGCGGCGGCGCGGCGCTACACGCTCACGCTGCGGCAGATGACGGCGCCGACGCCGGGGCAGGCGCATAAGGAGCCGTTCCTGATCCCGGTGGCGATGGGGCTGATCGGGCCGGATGGGGCGGAGCTTGAAGCGCGGCTGGAGGGCGAGGCGGACGCGCATCGCGGCACTCGGGTGCTGCTGCTGCGCGCGGCCGAGCAGCGTTTCGTGTTCGAGGAGGTCGCGGCTCCGCCGGTGCCCTCGCTGTTGCGCGGGTTCTCGGCGCCGGTGAAGCTCTCCGGGCATGATACGGCCGGGCTCGCGCACCTTGCCGCGCACGATACCGACGGGTTCAGCCGCTGGGAGGCCGGGCAGGAATATGCGACGCGCGCGCTGCTCGACGCGATCGCCGCATTGCAGCGCGGCGAGGCGGTGGCGACCGATCCGGCGCTGGTGGCGGCGATGGCGGCGGCCCTCGACCTCGCGCAGGAGGCGCCGGCGCTCGCGGCGCGGATATTGTCGCTGCCGGGCAAGGACGTGCTGGCGGACCGGATGGCGGTGATCGACCCGGATGCGATCCACGAGGCGCTGGAGACGAGCCGGGCGGCGATCGGCCGGGCGTTGCGGGACCGCTTCGCCGCGCTGTGCGGGGCGGAGGATGCATCGGCGCCGTTCAGCCTCGATCCGGCGAGCATGGGGCGGCGGGCGCTCGGCAATGTCGCGCTGGCCTATCTGATGGCGGCGGACCCGGCGGCGGGGCTGGACGCGGCACAGCGCCGCTTCGAGACGGCGCCGACGATGACCGGGCGGCTCGGCGCGCTGGCGCTGCTCGCCGATACCGCGACGCCGGCGCGCGATGCCGCACTCGCGGCGTTTCACGCGCGCTGGCGCGGCGATGCGCTGGTGAGCGACAAGTGGTTCCGCATCCAGGCGATGGCGACGGCGCCGGACACGCTGGACCGCGTCGAGGCGCTGACCCGGCACGCCGATTTCGACCTGCGCAACCCCAACCGCTTCCGCGCCCTGGTGCAGGCGTTCGGCGCGGGGAACCAGCGCTGGTTCCACGATGCGTCGGGGCGGGGCTATGCGCTGGTGGCGCGGATGATCGGCGAGGTCGACCGGGTGAACCGGCAGATCGCGGCGCGCTGCATCGACGTGTTCGCGAGCTGGCAGCGCTTCGATCCGGCGCGGCAGGCGCTGATGCGGGGCGCGCTGGACGCGCTGCTCGCCGATCCCGCTTTGTCGGCCAATGCGCGGGAGATGGCCGAGCGGGCGCGGGCGGGGTCGTGA
- a CDS encoding DMT family transporter yields MIAAYAALAASMVIVGGNVVLLKLLAAHLPTFPLLFMRTSFATLCLAPLVAPRLPAPRTLAILFMQAACGTLLYNGMMVAGLKLTGAVQAGLVLASLPAVIALGAALFLREHLRPLQWAAVVLAGVGIAALARGGGGFSLVGDALIFGAVCGEAGYALFARRAAGLLPVMQATFWMQACGAAMTAPLAIASFGQVHFTWLIAGLLLVNSLTSSVLAVILWYHGMRRVQAGIAGTFTALLPATATLMGVLVLAEPFTRGDAMGFAALFVSMVLILRPQRRPPWKRKASA; encoded by the coding sequence GTGATCGCCGCCTATGCGGCGCTGGCCGCCTCGATGGTGATCGTCGGCGGCAATGTCGTCCTGCTCAAGCTGCTGGCCGCGCACCTGCCGACCTTCCCGTTGCTGTTCATGCGCACCAGTTTCGCCACGCTGTGCCTTGCCCCGCTGGTGGCACCGCGCCTGCCGGCGCCGCGCACGCTGGCCATCCTGTTCATGCAAGCCGCCTGTGGCACCCTGCTCTACAACGGCATGATGGTCGCCGGATTGAAGCTCACCGGCGCGGTGCAGGCGGGACTGGTCCTCGCGAGTCTTCCGGCGGTGATCGCGCTTGGCGCGGCGCTGTTCCTGCGCGAGCACCTGCGGCCGCTGCAATGGGCGGCGGTGGTGCTGGCGGGCGTCGGCATCGCCGCCCTCGCGCGCGGCGGCGGCGGTTTCAGCCTGGTGGGTGATGCACTCATCTTCGGCGCGGTGTGCGGCGAGGCCGGATATGCCCTGTTCGCCCGCCGCGCCGCCGGCCTGCTGCCGGTGATGCAGGCGACATTCTGGATGCAAGCCTGCGGCGCCGCGATGACGGCCCCGCTCGCCATCGCCAGTTTCGGACAGGTCCACTTCACCTGGCTGATCGCCGGGCTGTTGCTGGTGAACAGCCTGACCTCAAGCGTGCTGGCCGTGATCCTGTGGTATCACGGAATGCGGCGTGTTCAGGCCGGCATTGCCGGCACGTTCACCGCGCTGCTCCCCGCGACGGCCACCTTGATGGGCGTGCTCGTTCTGGCAGAACCGTTCACCCGGGGCGATGCAATGGGCTTTGCCGCCCTGTTCGTCTCGATGGTGCTGATCCTGCGGCCTCAGCGCCGCCCCCCGTGGAAGAGGAAGGCCAGCGCGTAG
- a CDS encoding APC family permease yields MAEGTGVKLKRDAGVIGLLFASLGGIIGSGWLLGPLNAAKIAGPSAIIAWAIGGFAVLLLSFVYAELATAFPRAGAVIAFPKLSHGNLMATVLSFVVFLGYASVAPAEASAVITYGSNYVSGLIDKAGVLTSEGFIASAVLLAIFAIINTLAIRIVLAINSALTWWKLAIPVLTILVFVIVGFHGANFSSHRFAPGGASGIFSAVATSGIVFSYLGFRQAVELAGESSNPRRNLPIAIVGSVVIGLVIYMGLQIAFIGALNPSDIANGWAKVTFKGAFGPFAGLASLIGMGWLAVLLYIDAFISPSGTGIIYFTTTSRVLYATGKEGLLGGNTFARLSVAGVPIVGVIVSFLVGLLFLVPFPSWQGIVTFISSATVLSYGTGPVVLMTLRKTMPVDKYKRPYLLSGGMLISAVAFIISNFIIFWSGSSTDTFLFELILAFTVIYVGYEAIAGVGLSNLHWSGAWWLAPYFFGMWLITYLGPKGLTGGTGALGQVAASVILIVFSLVILVIAMNSGIPDPEEAKATILAGEPEMFGAE; encoded by the coding sequence ATGGCTGAAGGAACCGGAGTTAAACTCAAGCGCGACGCAGGCGTGATCGGCCTGCTGTTCGCAAGTCTGGGAGGTATCATCGGATCGGGCTGGCTGCTGGGCCCGTTGAACGCGGCAAAGATTGCCGGTCCGTCGGCGATCATCGCATGGGCCATCGGCGGCTTTGCCGTTCTCTTGCTGTCTTTTGTCTATGCCGAGCTGGCGACCGCATTTCCACGGGCCGGCGCGGTGATCGCATTCCCGAAACTGTCCCACGGCAATCTGATGGCCACGGTGCTCAGCTTCGTGGTGTTCCTGGGATACGCCTCTGTCGCGCCGGCGGAAGCGTCCGCCGTGATCACGTACGGCAGCAACTACGTTTCGGGTCTCATCGACAAGGCTGGCGTGCTGACGAGCGAAGGCTTCATTGCCTCGGCCGTGCTCCTCGCCATCTTCGCGATCATCAACACCCTGGCCATCCGCATTGTGCTTGCCATCAACAGCGCGCTGACCTGGTGGAAACTCGCCATTCCGGTGCTCACGATCCTTGTTTTCGTCATCGTGGGGTTCCACGGCGCGAATTTCAGCTCTCATCGCTTTGCTCCTGGCGGCGCCTCCGGCATATTCTCGGCGGTCGCAACGTCGGGTATCGTCTTCTCCTATCTGGGCTTCCGCCAGGCCGTCGAACTCGCTGGCGAATCAAGCAATCCGCGCCGAAACCTCCCGATCGCGATCGTCGGGTCGGTCGTCATCGGCCTCGTCATCTACATGGGCCTGCAAATCGCGTTCATCGGCGCGCTCAACCCCAGCGATATCGCGAATGGCTGGGCCAAGGTCACCTTCAAGGGGGCGTTCGGTCCGTTCGCCGGCCTGGCCTCGTTGATCGGCATGGGCTGGCTGGCGGTTCTCCTCTACATCGACGCATTCATCTCGCCGTCCGGGACGGGTATCATCTATTTCACCACCACGTCCCGCGTGCTGTATGCGACCGGCAAGGAAGGATTGCTGGGCGGCAACACGTTTGCGCGGCTCTCTGTCGCCGGCGTGCCGATTGTCGGGGTGATCGTGTCTTTCCTGGTCGGCCTGCTGTTTCTTGTTCCGTTCCCGTCGTGGCAGGGCATCGTCACGTTCATCTCCTCGGCAACCGTGCTGTCGTATGGCACGGGCCCCGTCGTGCTCATGACGCTGCGCAAGACCATGCCGGTCGACAAGTACAAGCGCCCCTACCTGCTTTCCGGCGGCATGCTGATTTCCGCGGTGGCCTTCATCATCTCGAACTTCATCATCTTCTGGAGCGGCTCCTCGACGGACACCTTCCTGTTCGAGCTCATCCTGGCGTTCACGGTGATCTATGTCGGCTATGAGGCGATTGCCGGCGTCGGGTTGAGCAATCTCCACTGGAGCGGCGCGTGGTGGCTTGCGCCGTATTTCTTCGGCATGTGGCTGATCACCTATCTCGGGCCGAAGGGCCTCACCGGCGGAACCGGAGCGCTCGGACAGGTTGCGGCCTCGGTCATCCTGATCGTCTTCAGCCTTGTCATCCTCGTCATCGCCATGAATTCGGGCATTCCCGACCCGGAAGAGGCGAAAGCCACGATCCTCGCCGGCGAACCGGAAATGTTCGGGGCCGAGTAA
- a CDS encoding GNAT family N-acetyltransferase has translation MNGTADDLSLSLHQSIHEVPAPDWDALAGGNPFVSHAFLSALEDSASVGGDSGWYPQHAVLRDGAGRLLGAAPTYVKAHSYGEYVFDHGWANAFERAGGRYYPKLQVAAPFSPVPGPRLLMAEGLPPSLLARGLEIAAERLGCSSVHATFCTEAEWHALGEAGWLRRMGVQYHWHNRGYEGFEDFLAALSSRKRKAIRRERRDAQAGLEIRALRGSEMGRREWAAFYNFYLSTVDRKWGGAYLTERFFPLLGERLGDAVVMMMAFRAGRPIAGALNLRGPDALYGRNWGALEDVPFLHFELCYYQAIDYAIGAGLARVEAGAQGQHKIQRGYLPSRTFSAHWIGHPGLSDAVARFLEAERPAVEEEMAMLGEQSPYRSDISP, from the coding sequence ATGAACGGCACCGCAGACGACCTCTCCCTCTCGCTGCACCAGAGCATCCACGAGGTCCCGGCGCCGGACTGGGATGCGCTGGCCGGCGGCAACCCCTTCGTCAGCCACGCCTTCCTCTCGGCCCTGGAAGACAGCGCCTCCGTCGGCGGCGACAGCGGCTGGTATCCCCAGCACGCGGTGCTGCGCGACGGCGCCGGCCGCCTGCTCGGCGCCGCCCCCACCTATGTGAAGGCCCATTCCTACGGCGAATACGTGTTCGATCACGGCTGGGCCAACGCCTTCGAACGCGCCGGCGGGCGCTACTACCCGAAGCTGCAAGTCGCCGCCCCGTTCAGCCCGGTGCCCGGCCCGCGCCTGCTGATGGCCGAAGGCCTGCCCCCGTCGCTGCTCGCCCGCGGCCTGGAGATCGCCGCCGAGCGGCTCGGCTGCTCCTCGGTCCATGCCACCTTCTGCACCGAGGCCGAGTGGCACGCGCTCGGCGAGGCCGGCTGGCTGCGGCGCATGGGCGTGCAATATCACTGGCACAACCGCGGCTATGAAGGGTTCGAGGATTTCCTCGCCGCCCTGTCCTCGCGCAAGCGCAAGGCGATCCGCCGCGAACGGCGCGACGCGCAGGCCGGGCTCGAGATCCGCGCCCTGCGCGGCAGCGAGATGGGGCGGCGCGAATGGGCCGCCTTCTACAACTTCTATCTCTCCACCGTCGACCGCAAATGGGGCGGCGCCTACCTCACCGAGCGCTTCTTCCCCCTGCTCGGCGAGCGCCTCGGCGATGCCGTGGTGATGATGATGGCCTTCCGCGCCGGCCGCCCGATCGCCGGCGCGCTCAACCTGCGCGGCCCGGACGCGCTCTACGGCCGCAACTGGGGGGCGCTGGAAGACGTCCCCTTCCTGCATTTCGAACTCTGCTACTATCAGGCGATCGACTACGCGATCGGCGCCGGCCTCGCCCGCGTCGAGGCCGGTGCGCAGGGCCAGCACAAGATCCAGCGCGGCTACCTGCCGAGCCGCACCTTCTCCGCGCACTGGATCGGCCATCCCGGCCTGAGCGATGCCGTCGCCCGCTTCCTCGAGGCCGAGCGCCCGGCGGTGGAGGAGGAAATGGCGATGCTCGGCGAGCAATCCCCCTATCGCAGCGATATTTCGCCGTGA
- a CDS encoding O-acetylhomoserine aminocarboxypropyltransferase/cysteine synthase family protein codes for MTVKSRHPETLALHAGWRADPTTGSVAVPIHQTTSYQFNSTEHAANLFALSELGNIYTRIMNPTTDVLEQRLAAVEGGVAALALASGQAASASAIRTLTRAGENVVASTDLYGGTWNLFANTLRDQGIEIRFVDPTDPENFRRATDDKTRAYYAETLPNPKLAVFPIAEVAAIGRPLGIPLIMDNTAAPLLCRPFDHGAAIVIYSTTKYIGGHGTSIGGMIIDSGNFDWAAHPARQPLLNAPDPSYHGAVWVEAVKPLGPIAYIIRARTVILRDEGAALSPFNAFQLIQGLETLPLRMARHCENAEKVVDFLSSHPDVVRVIHPGVATGEARRRTETYLTGGRGALVGFELAGGAASGRKFIEALRMFYHVANIGDARSLAIHPASTTHSQLSAEEQAATGVTPGYVRLSIGLEHIEDIIADLDQALAAAR; via the coding sequence ATGACGGTCAAGAGCCGACACCCGGAAACGCTCGCCCTGCACGCCGGCTGGCGCGCCGATCCCACCACCGGCTCGGTCGCGGTGCCGATCCACCAGACCACCTCCTACCAGTTCAACAGCACCGAACACGCGGCCAACCTGTTCGCGCTGTCCGAGCTCGGCAACATCTACACCCGCATCATGAACCCGACGACGGACGTGCTCGAGCAGCGCCTCGCCGCCGTCGAGGGCGGGGTCGCCGCGCTCGCCCTCGCCTCCGGCCAGGCCGCCTCGGCGAGCGCGATCCGCACGCTGACGCGCGCGGGCGAGAACGTCGTCGCCTCCACCGATCTCTACGGCGGCACCTGGAACCTCTTCGCCAACACGCTGCGCGACCAGGGCATCGAGATCCGCTTCGTCGACCCGACCGACCCCGAGAATTTCCGCCGCGCGACCGATGACAAGACCCGCGCGTATTACGCCGAAACCCTGCCCAACCCGAAGCTCGCGGTCTTCCCCATCGCGGAGGTCGCGGCGATCGGCCGCCCGCTCGGCATCCCGCTGATCATGGACAACACCGCCGCGCCGCTGCTCTGCCGGCCCTTCGACCACGGCGCGGCCATCGTGATCTATTCCACCACGAAATATATCGGCGGCCACGGCACCTCGATCGGCGGGATGATCATCGATTCCGGCAATTTCGACTGGGCCGCCCACCCCGCGCGCCAGCCGCTGCTGAACGCGCCCGACCCCTCCTATCACGGCGCGGTCTGGGTCGAGGCGGTCAAGCCGCTCGGCCCGATCGCCTACATCATCCGCGCCCGCACCGTGATCCTGCGCGACGAGGGGGCGGCGCTCTCGCCGTTCAACGCCTTCCAGCTCATCCAGGGGCTGGAGACGCTGCCGCTGCGCATGGCGCGGCATTGCGAGAACGCCGAGAAGGTGGTCGATTTCCTCTCCAGCCATCCCGACGTGGTGCGGGTGATCCACCCCGGCGTCGCCACCGGCGAGGCGCGGCGGCGCACGGAAACCTACCTCACCGGCGGCAGGGGCGCGCTGGTCGGATTCGAACTGGCCGGCGGCGCCGCATCGGGGCGGAAATTCATCGAGGCGCTGCGGATGTTCTACCACGTCGCCAATATCGGCGACGCCCGCAGCCTCGCCATCCACCCCGCCAGCACCACCCACTCGCAGCTCTCGGCCGAGGAACAGGCGGCCACGGGCGTCACGCCTGGCTATGTCCGGCTGTCGATCGGCCTCGAACACATCGAGGACATCATCGCCGATCTGGATCAGGCGCTGGCGGCCGCGCGCTGA
- a CDS encoding CsbD family protein — translation MDKDEIEGGARAFAGKAEEALGEATGDEDLQREGMRHQAAGEAQKLFGAAKDAARSASHTAGAAFESVRDSVAGGAGRAPEDRAAAPASDGAAWVADFVREQPVLALFGAATLGYALAFLFHGGRR, via the coding sequence ATGGACAAGGATGAGATCGAAGGTGGAGCCCGCGCTTTTGCAGGCAAGGCCGAGGAAGCTCTTGGCGAGGCGACCGGCGACGAGGATTTGCAGCGGGAAGGAATGCGCCACCAGGCCGCGGGCGAAGCGCAGAAGCTCTTTGGCGCGGCGAAGGATGCCGCGCGCTCGGCAAGCCATACGGCAGGGGCCGCTTTCGAGTCCGTGCGTGACTCGGTGGCGGGGGGTGCCGGCCGGGCGCCGGAGGATCGGGCGGCGGCGCCGGCGAGTGACGGCGCGGCATGGGTGGCGGACTTCGTGCGCGAACAGCCCGTTCTCGCCCTGTTCGGCGCCGCGACGCTCGGCTACGCGCTGGCCTTCCTCTTCCACGGGGGGCGGCGCTGA
- a CDS encoding Crp/Fnr family transcriptional regulator has product MTRNARNYMARIPLFAPFSPEELDALYACTYERNMTTGEMLIQRGDPGTSMMLILAGEVRVVLPGIDGNDQDLNTLREGAVFGEIALFDGKPRSADVVAATNGRLLVLERASVVRLIERDPQFAMRVIEIICMRLRATLAQLDSILFQDVSQRVVTFLLQRSEGLERARIDTTQSALGRAVGSTRETVNRRLRDLEARGLIELTPGRITVRDRNGLSALLQGRSRMA; this is encoded by the coding sequence ATGACCCGGAACGCACGAAACTACATGGCCCGCATCCCGCTCTTCGCCCCCTTCAGCCCGGAAGAGCTGGATGCGCTCTATGCCTGCACCTACGAGCGCAACATGACGACCGGCGAAATGCTGATCCAGCGCGGCGATCCGGGCACGTCGATGATGCTGATCCTTGCCGGCGAGGTGCGGGTCGTGCTCCCCGGAATCGATGGCAACGACCAGGATCTCAACACGCTGCGCGAGGGCGCGGTTTTCGGCGAAATCGCGCTGTTCGACGGCAAGCCCCGCAGCGCGGACGTGGTCGCCGCGACCAATGGCCGGCTTCTGGTGCTGGAACGCGCCTCGGTGGTGCGGCTGATCGAGCGTGATCCGCAATTCGCCATGCGGGTGATCGAAATCATCTGCATGCGACTGCGCGCCACACTCGCGCAGCTTGACTCCATCCTGTTCCAGGATGTGAGCCAGAGAGTCGTCACCTTCCTGCTGCAGCGTTCCGAGGGGCTGGAACGCGCGCGGATCGACACCACCCAGAGCGCGCTTGGCCGCGCCGTCGGATCGACGCGCGAAACGGTGAACCGGCGACTCAGGGATCTCGAGGCCCGCGGCCTCATCGAACTCACCCCGGGCCGAATCACGGTGCGGGACCGGAACGGCCTGTCCGCGCTCCTGCAGGGCCGCTCACGCATGGCCTGA
- the recQ gene encoding DNA helicase RecQ, which produces MRIDPPRRPTEDIAIEPEAVLRRVFGHDGFRGPQRDIVTHVIAGHDALVLMPTGGGKSICYQLPAICRRGVGIVVSPLIALMRNQVEALRQLGVRAAAFNSSLEAAERATVLRALRAGELDLLYVAPERLVTEDFLALLGSVRIALFAIDEAHCVSQWGHDFRPEYLQLATIGERFPGVPRIALTATADPQTRDDIARRLGLDGARLFISSFDRPNLTYAIAPKIEPRRQLLAFLRGHEGECGIVYCLSRAAVEETASWLAGQGLRALPYHAGLDAATRNRNQDAFLGEDGLILVATIAFGMGIDKPDIRFVAHLDLPSSLEAYYQETGRAGRDGAPAETLMLYGMQDVALRGRLIDQSDAPDEVKRIARAKLGALLGVCETAGCRRRAVLAHFGETYPGDCGRCDNCRTPVQTWDGTEAARKALSAILRTGQRFGVGHLTDILRGTATDRIRHLGHDRLPTFGVGADLDRRQWGSVFRQLAVAGLVEIDHEAYGALRITERARPVLRGEEALRLRRDPATGRRGGQRSTAGPSPAIEAPGFEALREWRREVARSQQVPAYVIFHDATLAALAAARPSSRRDLAAVPGMGTSKIERYGDAVLAVLARTTA; this is translated from the coding sequence GTGCGAATCGACCCGCCCCGACGGCCTACGGAAGATATCGCCATAGAACCCGAAGCGGTTCTAAGGCGGGTTTTCGGCCATGACGGTTTCCGGGGGCCGCAGCGCGACATCGTCACCCATGTCATCGCCGGGCATGACGCCCTCGTGCTGATGCCCACCGGCGGCGGGAAGTCGATCTGCTATCAACTTCCCGCAATCTGCCGGCGGGGCGTCGGAATCGTGGTCTCGCCGCTGATTGCCCTGATGCGCAATCAGGTCGAGGCGCTGCGCCAGCTGGGTGTGCGCGCCGCGGCCTTCAACTCGAGCCTCGAGGCCGCCGAACGCGCGACGGTTCTCCGGGCACTTCGGGCAGGGGAGCTCGACCTGCTCTACGTGGCGCCGGAGCGGCTGGTCACCGAGGATTTCCTCGCCCTGTTAGGGTCGGTGCGGATCGCACTCTTCGCGATCGACGAAGCCCACTGCGTCAGCCAATGGGGCCATGATTTCCGGCCCGAATATCTCCAGCTCGCAACGATCGGCGAGAGATTTCCGGGCGTGCCCCGCATCGCACTCACCGCCACGGCCGATCCGCAGACGCGCGATGACATCGCGCGCCGCCTCGGGCTCGACGGGGCGCGCCTGTTCATCTCCAGTTTCGACCGGCCGAACCTGACCTACGCGATCGCGCCCAAGATCGAGCCACGGCGGCAGCTTCTCGCCTTCCTGCGCGGCCATGAGGGCGAGTGCGGCATCGTCTACTGCCTGAGCCGCGCCGCCGTCGAGGAAACGGCGAGCTGGCTTGCCGGCCAGGGCCTGCGGGCCCTGCCCTATCATGCCGGGCTGGATGCGGCGACGCGGAACCGGAACCAGGACGCCTTCCTCGGCGAGGACGGCCTGATACTGGTTGCCACCATCGCCTTCGGCATGGGGATCGACAAGCCGGACATCCGCTTCGTCGCCCATCTGGACCTGCCATCGAGCCTGGAGGCCTATTATCAGGAGACCGGCCGCGCCGGCCGCGACGGCGCGCCGGCCGAGACCCTGATGCTCTATGGTATGCAGGATGTGGCATTGCGTGGACGCCTGATCGACCAGAGCGACGCGCCGGACGAGGTCAAGCGCATTGCCCGGGCCAAGCTCGGCGCGCTGCTCGGCGTCTGCGAGACGGCCGGGTGCAGGCGGCGCGCGGTGCTCGCGCATTTCGGCGAAACCTATCCCGGAGACTGCGGCCGCTGCGACAATTGCCGCACACCGGTGCAGACCTGGGACGGTACCGAAGCCGCGCGCAAGGCGCTTTCGGCGATACTGCGCACGGGGCAGCGCTTCGGTGTGGGCCACCTGACCGATATTCTCCGCGGCACCGCGACCGACCGGATCAGGCATCTTGGTCACGACAGGCTGCCGACGTTCGGGGTCGGCGCGGATCTCGACCGCCGCCAGTGGGGCTCGGTCTTCCGTCAGCTCGCGGTGGCCGGGCTGGTCGAGATCGACCACGAGGCCTATGGCGCGCTGCGCATCACGGAGCGGGCCCGGCCGGTGCTTCGCGGCGAGGAGGCGCTCCGCCTGCGCCGCGACCCCGCCACCGGCAGGAGGGGCGGGCAGCGCAGCACGGCGGGGCCATCACCGGCGATCGAAGCCCCCGGTTTCGAGGCGCTCCGGGAATGGCGGCGCGAGGTCGCCCGCTCGCAGCAAGTGCCTGCCTATGTCATTTTTCACGATGCGACGCTGGCCGCCCTCGCTGCCGCGAGGCCAAGCAGCCGGCGCGATCTGGCGGCCGTGCCCGGCATGGGAACCAGCAAGATCGAACGCTACGGCGACGCCGTGCTCGCCGTGCTCGCGAGGACAACGGCATGA